From a single Nicotiana tabacum cultivar K326 chromosome 8, ASM71507v2, whole genome shotgun sequence genomic region:
- the LOC107814494 gene encoding putative LRR receptor-like serine/threonine-protein kinase At1g74360 — protein MSEGESHILLPIALLNFFILITGKLVCGDSLETDKQLLLNLKSFLEDQNPIDRGFKYTQWNPTDLSPCKWPGISCNTTSNRVTGIDLSDNSLAGKLFDNFSSMTELASLDLSKNTFSGSVPTDLGRCQNLKFLNLSHNIIDGEFNWTGLNKLEVLDLTMNRIRRLTIPEICDNLVVANISSNNFTGEIGKVFDQCWNLKYLDLSCNELTGNLSLRFDKLNMFSASHNQFRVFLPSWIFTQHCSLLVLDLSQNLLFGELPTSISNCKGLLKLNLWGNSFSGSIPREIGSVLSLKELSLGSNNFSRDIPDTLSGLSKMVFLDLSKNNFGGEIQEIFGQLTQVRFLMLHGNSYIGGIVSSGIPNLVNLSRLDLSDNQFSGPLPVEISQMKGLEFLILAYNQFRGNIPSEYGDLLKLQALDLSSNRLTGLIPPSFGKLRSLLWLMLANNLLNGEIPPELGNCSSLLWLNLANNQLSGSIPSQLASIGANPMPTFLLNREKDEVSAGSGDCFAMRRWIPADYPPFSFIYPLLTGKNCRSLGGNLFKGYVLVPVCEFGSNVRKYQVPGYIQLSENKLSGEIPPEIGKMKNIIMLHLGANEFSGRLPLEIAQVQPVVLNVSKNKFSGEIPKQIGYIKCLLNLDLSFNNFSGPFPASFGNLHDLSKFNISYNPYMYGSVPETGQMLTFEKSSFLGNPLLHLPSFLHNSTDNTKGKLNENHKRQPTKVGALLVILILVVAFLVCGVMSLLVCLVIKCPRYTPGNLLEDTQGRTDFPLSSGVSSSRMSDDVKVIRLDRTSFTHSDILKATWNFSNDRIIGRGGFGIVYSGVLPDGREVAVKKLQREGIEGEKEFRAEMEVLSRNGSGWPHPNLVTLYGWCLDGSEKLLVYEYMEGGTLDDVITDRTRFTWKKRIQAAIDVARALVYLHHECYPCIVHRDVKGSNVLLDKDGRAKVTDFGLARVMNSEHTHVSTTVAGTIGYVAPEYGQTMQATTKGDVYSYGVLAMELATGRHAIDGGEECLVEWATRIMGYGKKGFTRAMIPVAVLVSGLIEGAEEMCELLRIGIRCTAEKPYDRPNMKEVLDMLISIPSSHRGSTRSFGSCRSSSPLL, from the exons ATGTCAGAAGGGGAATCTCATATTCTTCTTCCCATTGCATTACTTAATTTCTTCATTCTCATAACAG GTAAGCTTGTTTGTGGAGATTCACTGGAGACTGACAAGCAATTACTTCtgaatttgaagtcatttcttgAGGATCAAAATCCTATTGACAGAGGATTTAAATACACCCAATGGAATCCTACAGATTTGTCACCTTGCAAATGGCCTGGTATTTCATGCAATACTACCAGTAATCGTGTCACTGGAATCGATCTCTCGGACAACAGCCTGGCCGGGAAATTGTTTGATAATTTCTCATCCATGACAGAATTGGCCTCACTTGACCTGTCCAAGAACACATTTTCAGGATCCGTTCCAACAGACTTAGGCCGGTgtcaaaatctgaaattcttgaACTTGTCACACAATATTATTGATGGTGAGTTCAACTGGACTGGTTTAAACAAGCTGGAAGTTCTTGATTTGACGATGAACAGGATTCGACGGTTAACAATCCCTGAGATTTGTGACAACTTAGTCGTTGCAAATATTTCTAGTAATAATTTCACTGGTGAGATTGGAAAAGTATTTGAtcagtgttggaatctgaagtaTCTTGATCTGAGCTGCAATGAATTGACAGGGAATTTGTCACTCAGGTTTGATAAGCTGAACATGTTTTCAGCATCTCATAATCAATTCAGGGTTTTTTTACCTTCCTGGATTTTCACCCAACATTGCTCTTTGCTAGTTTTGGATTTATCACAAAATCTATTATTTGGAGAATTGCCAACATCCATTTCTAATTGTAAAGGATTACTAAAGTTGAATTTGTGGGGCAACAGTTTTTCAGGGTCAATCCCTAGAGAGATTGGATCAGTACTGAGTCTTAAAGAACTTTCCTTAGGAAGCAATAACTTTTCAAGAGATATTCCAGATACACTATCAGGCCTAAGCAAAATGGTCTTTTTGGACCTAAGTAAAAACAACTTTGGAGGAGAAATACAAGAAATTTTTGGGCAATTGACACAGGTGAGATTTCTCATGTTGCATGGAAACTCTTATATTGGAGGCATAGTGTCATCAGGTATTCCGAACTTGGTGAACCTTTCGCGGTTGGACTTAAGTGATAACCAGTTCTCTGGTCCATTACCAGTTGAAATTTCTCAGATGAAAGGTTTGGAGTTTTTGATTCTTGCTTACAACCAATTTAGAGGCAATATACCTTCAGAATATGGAGATCTTCTTAAACTTCAGGCTCTTGATCTATCCTCTAATAGGTTAACAGGTTTAATACCACCAAGTTTTGGTAAGCTAAGGTCATTATTGTGGTTAATGCTCGCAAACAATTTACTGAACGGTGAAATCCCACCAGAGTTAGGGAACTGCAGCAGCTTGTTATGGTTGAATCTCGCGAATAATCAACTTTCTGGTTCAATTCCTTCTCAATTAGCAAGTATTGGTGCAAATCCAATGCCTACTTTTTTATTGAATAGGGAAAAGGATGAGGTAAGTGCTGGCTCGGGGGACTGCTTTGCGATGAGGAGGTGGATACCAGCTGACTACCCTCCATTTAGCTTTATATATCCTCTATTGACAGGGAAGAATTGTAGAAGCCTAGGGGGTAACTTGTTTAAAGGGTATGTTTTAGTTCCAGTCTGTGAATTTGGTAGTAATGTCCGAAAATATCAGGTACCGGGCTATATTCAACTTAGTGAAAACAAATTGTCTGGTGAGATCCCTCCTGAGATTGGCAAGATGAAGAACATAATTATGCTGCATTTGGGTGCTAATGAGTTTTCCGGTAGGCTCCCTTTGGAGATTGCACAAGTGCAACCAGTAGTCCTTAATGTTTCAAAGAACAAATTTTCTGGTGAAATCCCAAAGCAGATTGGCTATATTAAGTGCTTGCTAAATCTTGACCTATCATTTAACAATTTTTCTGGTCCATTCCCAGCTAGCTTTGGTaacttgcatgatctgagcaaatTCAACATCTCTTACAATCCATACATGTATGGATCTGTACCAGAAACCGGGCAAATGCTTACGTTTGAGAAGTCGTCATTTCTTGGTAATCCGTTGTTGCATCTTCCGTCCTTCTTGCACAACTCTACGGACAATACTAAAGGAAAActgaatgaaaatcacaaaaggCAGCCCACAAAGGTGGGTGCGCTTTTGGTAATTTTGATTCTGGTAGTAGCTTTTCTAGTCTGTGGAGTCATGTCACTACTCGTCTGCCTTGTTATAAAATGCCCTAGATATACGCCAGGAAACTTATTGGAGGATACACAGGGCCGGACTGATTTTCCATTAAGTTCAGGTGTCTCCTCTTCGCGGATGTCTGATGATGTTAAGGTTATCCGTTTGGACAGAACAAGCTTCACACATTCCGACATATTGAAGGCCACATGGAACTTCTCGAACGATAGAATTATTGGGAGGGGAGGATTTGGAATAGTTTATAGTGGAGTCTTGCCTGATGGAAGGGAAGTAGCAGTGAAGAAGCTACAGAGGGAAGGAATTGAGGGAGAAAAAGAGTTCAGAGCTGAAATGGAAGTGCTCAGTAGAAATGGCTCAGGTTGGCCTCATCCGAACCTTGTAACTCTTTACGGGTGGTGCCTTGATGGATCAGAGAAACTGCTAGTCTATGAATACATGGAAGGTGGAACATTAGACGATGTCATAACAGATAGAACAAGGTTTACATGGAAGAAAAGAATACAAGCAGCAATCGATGTGGCACGTGCTTTAGTCTACTTACACCACGAGTGCTACCCTTGCATTGTTCACAGAGATGTCAAGGGTAGTAATGTGCTCCTTGACAAGGATGGAAGGGCAAAAGTCACAGATTTTGGCCTAGCTAGAGTCATGAATTCTGAACATACTCATGTTAGCACAACGGTGGCAGGGACTATTGGTTATGTCGCACCAGAATATGGGCAGACAATGCAGGCCACTACAAAAGGAGATGTATACAGCTATGGGGTTCTAGCTATGGAGCTAGCAACAGGGAGGCATGCTATAGACGGAGGCGAAGAATGTCTAGTTGAATGGGCAACAAGGATCATGGGATACGGAAAGAAAGGGTTCACTAGAGCCATGATCCCGGTTGCTGTATTAGTATCTGGACTGATAGAGGGAGCAGAAGAAATGTGTGAATTGCTTAGGATTGGGATAAGGTGCACGGCTGAGAAACCTTATGATCGGCCTAACATGAAGGAAGTTTTGGATATGTTGATTAGTATTCCTAGCAGCCATAGAGGATCCACGCGTAGCTTTGGATCCTGTCGTAGTTCTTCTCCATTATTATGA